A window of Citrus sinensis cultivar Valencia sweet orange chromosome 7, DVS_A1.0, whole genome shotgun sequence contains these coding sequences:
- the LOC102628071 gene encoding NAC domain-containing protein 104-like isoform X3 yields MCDRTINLPPGFKFLPTDEELVLHFLYPKASLLPCHPNIIPELNPQLHDPWQLNGRALCSGNRWYFFSQIEDKRVTGNGYWKQLDFEEPVINSAGKKIGMKKYFVFCVGEAPLGVETNWIMQEYHLCSCGASANKSYKRRGNRILGCCKWVLCRVYEEDGNSKGFCHGDDDDDDNGTELSCLDEMFLSLDDDLTDVSFPN; encoded by the exons atgtgtGATAGAACTATCAATCTTCCTCCTGGTTTCAAATTCTTGCCTACTGATGAAGAGCTTGTGCTTCACTTCCTCTACCCCAAAGCTTCTCTCTTACCTTGTCATCCTAACATCATTCCTGAACTCAATCCTCAGTTGCATGATCCTTGGCAACTCAACG GCAGAGCTTTGTGTAGTGGAAACAGATGGTATTTTTTCAGCCAAATTGAAGACAAAAGAGTAACAGGAAATGGGTATTGGAAGCAATTGGATTTTGAAGAGCCTGTTATTAATAGTGCTGGAAAGAAGATTGgaatgaagaaatattttgttttctgtgtTGGTGAAGCTCCACTTGGTGTAGAAACCAATTGGATTATGCAGGAGTATCATCTTTGCAGCTGTGGCGCTAGTGCTAACAAATCTTACAAAAGAAGAGGAAATCGTATACTA GGTTGCTGCAAATGGGTCTTATGTCGAGTTTATGAGGAAGACGGAAATTCAAAAGGTTTCTGCCatggagatgatgatgatgatgacaatgGAACTGAGCTTTCTTGTTTAGATGAAATGTTTTTGTCATTAGATGATGATCTAACTGATGTAAGttttccaaattaa
- the LOC102628071 gene encoding NAC domain-containing protein 104-like isoform X2, translating to MCDRTINLPPGFKFLPTDEELVLHFLYPKASLLPCHPNIIPELNPQLHDPWQLNGRALCSGNRWYFFSQIEDKRVTGNGYWKQLDFEEPVINSAGKKIGMKKYFVFCVGEAPLGVETNWIMQEYHLCSCGASANKSYKRRGNRILVSEGCCKWVLCRVYEEDGNSKGFCHGDDDDDDNGTELSCLDEMFLSLDDDLTDVIQD from the exons atgtgtGATAGAACTATCAATCTTCCTCCTGGTTTCAAATTCTTGCCTACTGATGAAGAGCTTGTGCTTCACTTCCTCTACCCCAAAGCTTCTCTCTTACCTTGTCATCCTAACATCATTCCTGAACTCAATCCTCAGTTGCATGATCCTTGGCAACTCAACG GCAGAGCTTTGTGTAGTGGAAACAGATGGTATTTTTTCAGCCAAATTGAAGACAAAAGAGTAACAGGAAATGGGTATTGGAAGCAATTGGATTTTGAAGAGCCTGTTATTAATAGTGCTGGAAAGAAGATTGgaatgaagaaatattttgttttctgtgtTGGTGAAGCTCCACTTGGTGTAGAAACCAATTGGATTATGCAGGAGTATCATCTTTGCAGCTGTGGCGCTAGTGCTAACAAATCTTACAAAAGAAGAGGAAATCGTATACTAGTAAGTGAG GGTTGCTGCAAATGGGTCTTATGTCGAGTTTATGAGGAAGACGGAAATTCAAAAGGTTTCTGCCatggagatgatgatgatgatgacaatgGAACTGAGCTTTCTTGTTTAGATGAAATGTTTTTGTCATTAGATGATGATCTAACTGAT GTGATTCAAGATTAG
- the LOC102628071 gene encoding NAC domain-containing protein 104-like isoform X1, whose product MCDRTINLPPGFKFLPTDEELVLHFLYPKASLLPCHPNIIPELNPQLHDPWQLNGRALCSGNRWYFFSQIEDKRVTGNGYWKQLDFEEPVINSAGKKIGMKKYFVFCVGEAPLGVETNWIMQEYHLCSCGASANKSYKRRGNRILVSEGCCKWVLCRVYEEDGNSKGFCHGDDDDDDNGTELSCLDEMFLSLDDDLTDVSFPN is encoded by the exons atgtgtGATAGAACTATCAATCTTCCTCCTGGTTTCAAATTCTTGCCTACTGATGAAGAGCTTGTGCTTCACTTCCTCTACCCCAAAGCTTCTCTCTTACCTTGTCATCCTAACATCATTCCTGAACTCAATCCTCAGTTGCATGATCCTTGGCAACTCAACG GCAGAGCTTTGTGTAGTGGAAACAGATGGTATTTTTTCAGCCAAATTGAAGACAAAAGAGTAACAGGAAATGGGTATTGGAAGCAATTGGATTTTGAAGAGCCTGTTATTAATAGTGCTGGAAAGAAGATTGgaatgaagaaatattttgttttctgtgtTGGTGAAGCTCCACTTGGTGTAGAAACCAATTGGATTATGCAGGAGTATCATCTTTGCAGCTGTGGCGCTAGTGCTAACAAATCTTACAAAAGAAGAGGAAATCGTATACTAGTAAGTGAG GGTTGCTGCAAATGGGTCTTATGTCGAGTTTATGAGGAAGACGGAAATTCAAAAGGTTTCTGCCatggagatgatgatgatgatgacaatgGAACTGAGCTTTCTTGTTTAGATGAAATGTTTTTGTCATTAGATGATGATCTAACTGATGTAAGttttccaaattaa